The Gloeobacter violaceus PCC 7421 DNA window CATGCCGCCGTGGCGGATCAGGTAGTACGAATGCTTGTGGTGACTGGAATGGTTGATGAAGTGGCCGCAGTTGTGCAACATCGCCGCCGCCCACAGTAGCTCGCGATCGGCGTCGCTCCAGCGGTGCAACCGGCCCCGGGACTGATCAAAAAGGCTTAAGGACAGACGCGTCACCTGCTCGGCGTGGGTGGTGTCGAGGTTGAATTTGTCGGCCAGCTGCAGCACACTGCGCTCGCGCACCGAACCCTGGTAGCGCAACCGATCGGCAATCAGTCCCCGGCCGATCATCCAGTCGACGATGAGCCCCTCGCGCAACGCCGCCTCACAGACGGTGATCGAGCCCACCCCCAGCATCTGCATCGCTTCGAGCAGAATGGTCGCCCCGGCGACGATGATGTCGGCGCGGCGCTCGGAGACTCCGGGTAGACGGCGGCGCGCTTCGAGATCGAGTTCGCGCAACTGCGCTGCGATCTGCTCAAGACTGGCAAGCGTCAACTCGTAGCCCTGCAGCGAGGTAGGAAAGCTGCCCCCCCGGCGCGCATCGATCTCAGCTAAGGTCATGATCGTCCCGGAGGTGCCGACCAAGCGCTCGAACGGCCCTAGGGCCAGCAGTTTGTCCACGGCAGGCTCGATCAAATTGCGCACCTGGTTGCGCAGGCGGCCGTAGTCGCGGCCCGAGATCGGGTCGCTCTGCACGAACTGTTCGCTGAGGCGCACCGCCCCCGCCTTGACGCTCGCCAGATAGCGCGGCTCGCGGCCGTCGCCCAGAATTAGCTCCGTCGAACCGCCGCCGATGTCGATGACGGCGTGGGTACGGTTGTCGAACTCGATGGCGGAGAGCACCCCGAGGTAGATGCGCCGCGCCTCCTCCTCCCCCGAAATCAAGTCGACTTTGAGCCCGACCACCCGCTGGATCTGCAGCAAGAATTCCGGCCCGTTCGGTGCCTCGCGCACGGCACTGGTGGCGACGGCGATCATTTCCTGCGCTCCCAGGCCCTCAGCAAAGGCTTTGCAGTGACGCAGCGCGTCGAGGGCGCGCACCATCGCCTCCGGCGTCAGCCAGCCGGTCTTCTGGCAGTACTCACCCAGGCGCACCATCTGCTTCTCGCGGGCGACGATCGTGTAGCTGGCCAGCCGGGGCTGGATATGAACCACCACCATGTGGATGGAGTTGGTGCCGATGTCGATGGCAGCCAGGGTCTTCTCTGCGTCAGCCGCGGGTTCGGGCATGGGGTTTCATGCAAAGTTTGCTCCAATTGTAACGGAGAAGATACACCCCAACGCGGCGGAATCGCCGCGCACCCACCTGCAAAAAACCCCGCACAGGCGGGGCTTCTCGCACGGATTCTCGAACGGGTCAACAGTTTTACTTCTCGCCCAGGCCGGAGGGATTGCCCTGCTTGTACTGCAGCCAGGCTGCCACGAGCAGTCCGGCAATGGTGACCGGCACAAAGCCGAGGACCATGCCCAACAGAATCGGTTCGATCACGGCGCTTTCGCTCCCATGCTGCAAAACGTTAACAGGATATCCCAGAATTTGCGCCTCCATAACTATTTGTGTGGTTATGTAAAGCGCGGACGGTATCTAGAGGTAGCCGCGCTCGTACAGCAATTGGACGACACGGTTGGCAGATTCGTCCTTCGACTCGGTGTTGGTCAGGATGGTCAGATCCGGGTTGGCTGGGGCTTCGTAGGGGTCCGACACACCGGTAAAGGCCGGGATCTCCCCTTTGAGGGCCTTGGCGTACAGGCCCTTGACGTCGCGTTCGATGCACACATCGAGCGGACAGTCGACGAAGATTTCTAGAAAATCGATGATATTGGCGCGCAGCTCTTCGCGGGTATTGCGGTAGGGGCTGATGGCGGCGCTGATGGCGATGACGCCGTTGCGCGAAAGCAGGCGGCACACATAGCCGATGCGGCGGACGTTGGTGTCGCGGTCGGCTTTGCTGAAGCTCAACCCGGCGCTCAAATTGAGCCGCACCTCGTCGCCGTCGAGCACTTCGACGTTTCTGCCAATCTCCTGGAGTTTTTTGGCTACAATGCCGGAGATTGTGCTTTTGCCTGCGCCGGACAGGCCGGTGAACCAGAGTGTTACACCTTTACCCATGGGATGTTGCTCTTCTTCGAGAAATTGGGACTGAGCATAACAGGCGAAGTTTAACGAAATGGTATCTGATTGTGCAGTTTTTTTAAGGGCTTTCTGTCGTCTGGCGGCCACAGGCTGTACAATGCGTTGAGGACATGCGTCTATAGGGCTTATGGTTCGTCTGCTGCACATTTCGGACATCCACCTGGGTAGCGGCCTATCCCACGGGCGCATCAACCCCGCCACCGGGTTGCATACCCGTTTTGAAGATTTTTTGTATTGTCTGTCGCAGGCAATCGACCGCGGCCTCGCCGAGGGGGTTGACCTGGCGCTGTTCGGGGGAGACGCATTTCCGAACGCCACCCCGGAGCCGACCCACCAGGAGGAGTTTGCCCGCCAGTTCAAGCGCCTCACCGACGCCGGCATTCCGACGGTGCTGCTGGTGG harbors:
- a CDS encoding Ppx/GppA phosphatase family protein, producing MPEPAADAEKTLAAIDIGTNSIHMVVVHIQPRLASYTIVAREKQMVRLGEYCQKTGWLTPEAMVRALDALRHCKAFAEGLGAQEMIAVATSAVREAPNGPEFLLQIQRVVGLKVDLISGEEEARRIYLGVLSAIEFDNRTHAVIDIGGGSTELILGDGREPRYLASVKAGAVRLSEQFVQSDPISGRDYGRLRNQVRNLIEPAVDKLLALGPFERLVGTSGTIMTLAEIDARRGGSFPTSLQGYELTLASLEQIAAQLRELDLEARRRLPGVSERRADIIVAGATILLEAMQMLGVGSITVCEAALREGLIVDWMIGRGLIADRLRYQGSVRERSVLQLADKFNLDTTHAEQVTRLSLSLFDQSRGRLHRWSDADRELLWAAAMLHNCGHFINHSSHHKHSYYLIRHGGMLGFTEEEIEVIANVARYHRKSTPKSKHREFQHLVKEHKRLVRQMSVFLRLASALDRRHKGAVRGVRLAFAPGEVELFVQPHDPADPCEMELWNAEFKKAEFEQEFGRTLAIALESAVAEPLAVLGAKAETQPDAVRVPQGSWVS
- the petG gene encoding cytochrome b6-f complex subunit V codes for the protein MIEPILLGMVLGFVPVTIAGLLVAAWLQYKQGNPSGLGEK
- the cysC gene encoding adenylyl-sulfate kinase, with the translated sequence MRPWDRPLPRWMSEMCSRRTISPIDACPQRIVQPVAARRQKALKKTAQSDTISLNFACYAQSQFLEEEQHPMGKGVTLWFTGLSGAGKSTISGIVAKKLQEIGRNVEVLDGDEVRLNLSAGLSFSKADRDTNVRRIGYVCRLLSRNGVIAISAAISPYRNTREELRANIIDFLEIFVDCPLDVCIERDVKGLYAKALKGEIPAFTGVSDPYEAPANPDLTILTNTESKDESANRVVQLLYERGYL